In Marinitoga hydrogenitolerans DSM 16785, the following are encoded in one genomic region:
- a CDS encoding TrpB-like pyridoxal phosphate-dependent enzyme gives MGRRERVYLSVEEIPKYWYNALADLPFQLDPPLNPQTKEIMKPEELSAIFPDPLVEQEVTTERFIKIPEEVLKEYAIFRPSPLIRATNLEEYLETPVKIYYKYEGVSPTGSHKTNTSIPQAYYNKISGIETLVTETGAGQWGSALSYAGLKFGLNIEVYMVKTSFEQKPMRKCLINLFGGKVTPSPSLETNFGKKILDIDKENPGSLGIAISEALEVVFSRNKAKYALGSVLNHVLLHQTIIGLEIKKQFEKINEKPDVIIGCHGGGSNLGGTILPFIPEKLSGKNIKFLACEPKSCPTLTEGEYRYDNGDTAGLTPLMKMYTLGKDFIPPKIHAGGLRYHGSAPIIAKLKHENMLEAVAFTQDETFEVANLFAKLEGIIPAPESSHAITGAIKEALKAKKNKEEKVIVFTLSGHGLLDLTAYS, from the coding sequence ATGGGTAGAAGAGAAAGAGTATATTTATCAGTAGAGGAGATACCTAAGTATTGGTATAATGCATTGGCAGATTTACCATTTCAACTTGATCCACCATTGAATCCACAAACAAAGGAAATCATGAAACCAGAAGAATTAAGTGCTATTTTTCCAGATCCTTTAGTTGAACAGGAAGTAACTACAGAACGGTTTATAAAAATTCCAGAAGAAGTATTGAAAGAATATGCGATATTCAGACCTTCTCCGCTTATTAGAGCAACAAATTTGGAGGAATATCTTGAGACACCTGTAAAGATATATTACAAATATGAAGGAGTTTCTCCAACGGGGAGTCATAAAACCAATACTTCAATTCCGCAGGCATATTATAATAAAATTTCTGGAATAGAAACATTGGTTACAGAAACAGGTGCTGGACAATGGGGAAGTGCATTATCGTATGCTGGTTTAAAATTTGGTTTAAACATTGAAGTATATATGGTAAAAACAAGTTTTGAGCAAAAACCAATGAGAAAATGTCTCATAAATCTTTTTGGAGGCAAGGTAACACCAAGCCCGAGTTTAGAAACTAATTTTGGTAAAAAAATATTAGATATAGATAAAGAAAATCCAGGTAGTCTTGGAATAGCTATAAGTGAAGCTTTAGAAGTTGTATTTAGTAGAAATAAAGCTAAATACGCACTTGGAAGTGTTTTAAATCATGTATTATTACACCAAACTATAATTGGACTAGAGATAAAAAAACAATTTGAAAAAATAAATGAAAAACCAGATGTTATAATTGGATGTCATGGGGGTGGCTCAAATCTTGGAGGAACAATTTTGCCATTTATTCCAGAAAAATTATCAGGAAAAAATATAAAGTTTTTAGCCTGTGAACCAAAATCATGTCCAACATTAACAGAGGGAGAGTATAGATATGATAATGGGGATACAGCTGGATTAACTCCATTAATGAAAATGTATACACTTGGAAAGGATTTTATACCTCCAAAAATACATGCAGGTGGATTGAGATATCATGGATCTGCACCGATTATTGCCAAATTAAAACATGAAAATATGCTGGAAGCTGTGGCATTTACACAGGATGAAACCTTTGAAGTTGCTAACCTTTTTGCTAAATTAGAAGGAATAATACCAGCACCTGAATCATCACATGCAATTACTGGTGCAATTAAAGAAGCGCTTAAAGCGAAAAAAAATAAAGAAGAAAAAGTTATAGTATTTACGCTATCCGGTCATGGATTACTCGACCTAACAGCATATTCATAA
- a CDS encoding 4Fe-4S binding protein, which translates to MDLSTEFAGIKLKNPLMPASGPLVGDDEKMLYLARLGIGGMVTKTISTKAAEVPRPCIYGTNNYIVNAELWSELPPEKWINEILPRLKQELDLPLIVSAGYTKEDMEVLIPQLDQFADAFEISTHYVGKNLDNIAETVRTIRKHTKKPIFMKMSPHIPDPVEFAKMVLESGGTGVVAINSLGPTMLIDIENRTNLIGNDKGQVWISGPVIKNLGLALVNTIKTAVPEIPVIGVGGIASADDVIEYLLAGADAVQMLSAALIRGKQLYKTIVEQLPKVLEKYEFNSIEEVKKTGLKKKEVIFEPKYPKIDLNKCTFCKLCEMVCPYWAITVDKENKHVIVDESKCFGCSLCQSRCPVKAISGVI; encoded by the coding sequence ATGGACTTAAGTACAGAATTTGCTGGAATAAAATTAAAAAATCCTTTAATGCCAGCATCCGGGCCACTTGTTGGTGATGATGAAAAAATGTTGTATTTAGCAAGACTTGGGATTGGGGGAATGGTTACAAAAACTATTTCCACAAAAGCTGCAGAAGTTCCAAGGCCATGTATATATGGAACAAATAATTATATTGTAAATGCAGAGTTATGGTCAGAACTACCACCAGAAAAATGGATAAATGAAATATTGCCAAGATTAAAACAGGAACTTGATTTACCTTTAATTGTAAGTGCAGGGTATACGAAAGAAGATATGGAAGTTTTAATACCTCAATTAGATCAGTTTGCAGATGCTTTTGAAATTTCAACACATTACGTAGGGAAAAATTTGGATAATATCGCAGAAACAGTTAGAACAATAAGAAAGCATACAAAAAAACCCATCTTTATGAAAATGAGTCCGCATATTCCAGATCCAGTTGAATTTGCCAAAATGGTGTTAGAAAGTGGCGGTACAGGGGTTGTTGCTATAAATTCTCTTGGCCCAACAATGTTAATTGATATAGAAAATAGAACAAATTTAATTGGAAATGATAAAGGGCAAGTATGGATTTCTGGACCAGTTATAAAAAATCTTGGATTGGCATTAGTAAATACTATAAAAACTGCAGTTCCTGAGATACCAGTAATAGGTGTTGGAGGAATAGCTTCTGCAGATGATGTTATAGAATATCTTCTTGCTGGAGCTGATGCTGTTCAAATGTTATCTGCAGCTTTAATTAGAGGAAAACAATTGTACAAAACTATAGTTGAACAGTTACCAAAAGTATTAGAAAAATATGAATTTAATAGTATAGAAGAAGTTAAAAAAACAGGATTAAAGAAAAAAGAGGTTATTTTTGAACCAAAATATCCTAAAATAGATTTAAACAAATGTACCTTCTGTAAATTATGTGAAATGGTATGTCCGTATTGGGCAATAACGGTAGATAAAGAAAACAAACATGTTATTGTTGATGAAAGTAAATGCTTTGGTTGTAGTTTGTGTCAGAGTAGATGTCCAGTGAAAGCTATTAGTGGAGTGATTTAA
- the dnaA gene encoding chromosomal replication initiator protein DnaA, producing MTNEELLEQLKSKINHNTWEQWFTSAQILDIQEKKVIIGIGNLFVKDFIARKYGSLVSNTLSDILSRKITAEFTFIPADKSTKKKAGPLIKERPLKLSDFNPEYTFNSFVIGEANRVAYYSALEVANNPGKYNPLFIYGNVALGKTHLLHAIGNHLMERSPDLKVMYVTAEEFMNDLMKSLRDEKMDDFRERYRKKIDILLIDDVQFLIGKDMAQGELFHTFNTLFNLGKQIIICSDRTPEELATFHPRLISRFEMGLVVNVDEPDKKTKLKIAKKMAEMTSLYLTDDVVTYLVENIDNNLRRLRGLILNLFFHSKVTGEKVNIETVKKLYSSLKAHKKSIPQTKETLRVLKKNLILEAVIKEYNLTREQLFSPTRKKEISEARQILSFMLKNYGKMKVKDISEFMGKNHSTISQSVKKIEKELTGGNLLLKRRIDDIRRLFEEAEKIQTTENVS from the coding sequence GTGACAAACGAAGAATTGTTAGAACAACTTAAATCGAAAATTAATCATAATACATGGGAACAATGGTTTACCTCTGCCCAAATATTGGATATTCAGGAAAAAAAGGTGATTATAGGTATTGGAAATCTATTTGTTAAAGATTTCATAGCAAGAAAATACGGTTCTTTAGTTTCCAATACATTATCTGACATTTTATCAAGAAAAATAACAGCTGAATTCACTTTTATACCAGCTGATAAATCTACTAAGAAAAAAGCCGGTCCTTTAATAAAAGAAAGGCCACTAAAACTTTCTGATTTCAATCCTGAATATACTTTTAATAGCTTTGTTATTGGCGAAGCCAATAGAGTTGCTTATTATTCTGCTTTAGAGGTTGCCAATAATCCCGGTAAATATAATCCATTATTTATATATGGTAATGTTGCTTTAGGTAAAACCCATCTCCTTCATGCGATAGGCAATCATTTAATGGAGAGATCGCCAGACTTAAAGGTTATGTATGTAACTGCAGAAGAGTTTATGAATGACTTAATGAAATCTTTAAGAGATGAAAAAATGGATGATTTTAGAGAACGTTATAGAAAAAAAATAGATATATTACTAATTGATGATGTTCAATTTTTAATTGGTAAAGATATGGCACAAGGTGAATTGTTCCATACTTTTAATACTCTATTTAATCTTGGAAAACAAATAATAATATGTTCTGATAGAACACCCGAAGAGCTTGCAACTTTTCACCCAAGATTGATAAGTAGATTTGAAATGGGATTAGTTGTTAATGTTGACGAACCAGACAAAAAAACAAAGTTAAAAATTGCAAAAAAAATGGCTGAGATGACATCTTTATATTTAACGGATGATGTTGTTACATATTTAGTTGAAAATATTGATAATAACTTAAGAAGGTTGCGAGGGTTGATTTTAAATCTATTTTTCCATAGTAAAGTTACGGGAGAAAAGGTTAATATTGAAACTGTAAAAAAATTGTATAGTTCATTAAAGGCACATAAAAAGAGTATACCTCAAACAAAAGAAACATTACGTGTATTAAAGAAGAATCTTATTTTAGAAGCTGTTATTAAAGAATATAATTTGACACGAGAGCAATTATTTAGTCCAACCAGAAAAAAAGAAATTTCAGAAGCTCGACAAATATTATCCTTCATGCTTAAAAATTATGGAAAAATGAAAGTTAAAGATATTTCAGAGTTTATGGGAAAAAATCATTCAACAATTAGTCAATCAGTTAAAAAAATAGAAAAAGAGTTAACAGGTGGAAATTTACTTTTAAAAAGACGAATTGATGATATTAGAAGATTATTTGAAGAAGCAGAAAAAATACAAACTACAGAAAATGTAAGTTAA